The Flavobacterium commune genome contains the following window.
TAGAACCAAAATGAAGGATGATTTCTTTGCCTTTCCAGGAATCAGCAACCGTGAAATTACGACGGTAACTTGCCACAGGATTGTAATCGCCACCTATAAAAGGCGGATTTTTAGGAAAAGGATAGGTAATATTAGTATAAATAGGAATATCAAAACCTTTCATTTCCCAGTTTGAAGGCACAGCAATCTCTTTCCATTTTGAAACATCCAAATCGGTTGCGAAGAAATCCTGCGGTCTTTGTGTTGGATTTTTTACAATATCAAACTTCCAAAGTCCGTTTAAACTTTGATACAATACTGATTTTTGAGGATTATTTTCTTTTAATTCTTCCGCATTACTATACAAAAGAAAAGAACTTCTCCCTGCCTCTTTTCCTCTGTCCAGTATTTGAGGATTCTCCCATTCGTTAGTTTGGGCAAAATTAATCTGTACACCTAAAAGCAAAACAACTGCTAAAAAAACCTTTTTCATCTAACTATTTTTGATTCTTAAATAAAATAGAAAATTGTCATTCCAAAATAGCCTAAAAACACATTAAAAAAACCATCCTAATATTAACCAAAATAAAAACAGTCAGCTAAAATAAGGAATGACAAAAATCCAGATTACAAATTTATACAACCCCACAAAAGACATGAGGGCTAATTTGGCACAATAAAAGGGGTAAATTAGTAAAAACAATAAAAAAACCGCTTTTTAAATACAGAATATCGAATTAATTACATTTTATATTATTTATATCTCACGAGAAGTACAAGAGCAAATAGAACTTTTAATCTAAAAAATTAATCATTAATCAGAGCTATTTAAAGCAATTATCATAACTTTTTTTGAATTAATTATAAAAAGGCAAAAACTAAAAAAAACACTTTTTTCGAAACGCTTCTATATAAAAACTGACATTTTGAAATCCACAAGCGTTAGGATTAATTCTTTTTCAAAATACAGTTTTAAACAAAAAAAGCCTCTTCTTTCGAAGAGGCTTTTGTACCCGGAGCCGGAGTCGAACCGGCACGGTTTCCCACAGGTGTTTGAGACCAGCGCGTCTACCAATTCCGCCATCCGGGCTTAGCAGACAGAGATAATAACAATTATCTCAACGCAATAAAGAAAATTTAATCCTTAGACCAAATGTCTTTTCTTTAACACGGTGCAAATGTAAAAAATATTCTTAAACATTCTAAGAAAAAATCTTAAAATTTTACTTTCACAGTCAAATTAATTTTCTAAATTTGCAGCTCGTTAAAACAGCATATACTAACTAACTCCACCCGAGGCATTTATACATAATCTGGCTTTAAAAAAAGACAAAGCCAAGGCTGTATGGAGCGCAACGGAATAAAAACAACAAATTAAATGTCACAAAAAGAACCAGAAGCTAAAATTTTTGCTTGTTCACAAAGTGTCTATCTAGCTGAAAAAATTTCCGAAGCATACGGCATTCCATTAGGTAAAGTTTCTATGTCACATTATAGTGACGGTGAATTTCAACCTTCTTACGAAGAGTCCATCAGAGGTTTACGCGTATTTATTGTTTGCTCTACTTTCCCTAACACGGATAATTTAATGGAGTTATTATTAATGATTGATGCTGCTAAACGTGCATCGGCCAGACACATTACCGCTGTTATGCCCTACTTTGGCTGGGCAAGACAAGACAGAAAAGACAAACCAAGGGTTCCAATTGGAGCAAAACTAATTGCTAAAATGCTGGAAGCAGCCGGAGCAACCAGAATCATGACCATGGATTTACACGCAGATCAAATCCAAGGGTTCTTTGAAAAACCGGTTGATCACCTTTTTGCTTCAACAATATTCTTACCATACGTAGAAAGCCTTAAGTTAGATAACCTAACAATTGCTTCTCCGGATATGGGAGGTTCCAAAAGAGCTTATGCTTATTCAAAATTCTTAGAATCAGATGTTGTTATTTGCTACAAACAACGTAAAGCAGCCAACATTATCGATACTATGGAATTAATCGGCGAAGTAAGAGGCCGCAATGTTATCCTTGTTGACGACATGATTGACACAGGAGGAACATTAGCAAAAGCAGCCGACTTAATGATGGAAAGAGGAGCATTAAGCGTAAGAGCTATTTGCACTCACGCTATTTTGTCTGGAGGAGCTTACGAAAAAATAGAGAATTCAAAGTTAAGCGAATTAATCGTTACCGATTCTATTCCTTTAAAGAAAGCATCAAACAAAATTAAAGTTGTAAGCTGCGCACCACTTTTTGCCGAAGTAATGCAAATGGTGCAAAACAACAATTCCATTAGTGGAAAGTTTATCATGTAACTAAAAAAGTACTTAGCACATAGTCCTTAGTCTAATAGCTAAGAATCAGACTATGAACCAGAGTCCAAAATAAGGACTTGGGACTAACAGCTAAGGACTTAAAAAAAGAGTTTAATTAATAACTATATAAATATTTAAAATGAAATCGATTACAATTAAAGGATCAGAAAGAGAAAGCGTGGGCAAAGTTGCTACTAAAGCCTTACGTAATGCTGGAGCGGTTCCTTGCGTGTTATACGGAGGAGATCAACCAGTTCATTTTTCAGCAGAAGAAAAAGCATTCAAAAACTTGGTTTACACTCCAAACGCTCACACAGTTGTGATCGAATTAGAAGGAAAATCATTCAATGCAATTTTACAAGACATCCAGGTTCACCCAGTTTCTGACAAAATCTTACACATTGACTTTTTTCAATTGTATGACAACAAAGAAATCACTATTGAAGTTCCTGTAAAAATTATTGGTAACTCTAAAGGAGTTATGGCAGGTGGAGATTTACGTATCAACAACCGTAAATTAAAAGTTAAAGCTTTACCAAAAAATCTACCGGATTTCGTTGAAGCTGACATCACTCCTCTTGACATGGGTAACAAATTATATGTTACTAAAGTACCTACTCCAGACTTCAAAATCATGCACCCAGATAACACAGTTATTTGCCAAGTGAAGATGTCTCGTGCGGCTATGAAAGCAGCTCAAGAAGCAGCAAAAGCAGCAAAAGCTCCTGCAAAAGGAAAGAAAAAATAATTTTTTTTCACTTATACAAAAAGCATCAATCGAAAGGTTGGTGCTTTTTTTTTGAAACAAATGTCAATAACACAAAATCAATTGCAATGTAAAATAAGTTAATTATTGAAATTGACATTTGAACCTTGTAATTGAAATTTATAGTTATTTTTGCAGCATGTTAAAATGGATCAACCAGTTGTTTTCACCAACAAAAACAGCAGACAAAACAGATTATATGAAGAAATTTCTAATCGTAGGACTAGGAAATATAGGTGCCGAATACGTAAACACACGCCACAATATTGGATTTAAAGTATTGGATTATTTAGCCAAAAAAGAAAGCCTTGACTTCCAAACGGTGAAATTAGGCTCACTAGCCGAATACAAATTCAAAGGAAGAAGCTTTTTTCTTTTAAAACCCAATACTTATATGAATTTAAGCGGCAAAGCCGTACAATATTGGATGGAAAAAGAAAACATCCCACTGGAAAATATATTTGTCATTACTGACGACTTAAACCTGTCTTTTGGAACCATCCGCATCAAACCTAAAGGCAGCGATGGCGGTCACAACGGATTAAAAAACATCAATTTAGTTCTAAATACCAATCAATACACTCGTTTTCGTTTTGGAATCAGTGACGAATTCAAAAAAGGAAGACAAGTAGATTATGTACTGGGCGAATGGAACGACCAGGAAAAAGAAGCACTACCGGAGCGTTTAGAAATAGCTTCCGAAATCATTAAATCTTTTGGAACAGCCGGCTTAGAAAATACCATGACAACATTTAACGGAAAATAAAAAAAGGCTGGAAATTTTCTCTCCAGCCTTTTTCAATTTTAAACAAGTGCCTTATTTTATTATAATTTTAGCCGTCTTTTTAATTTTACCATCTAACAAGGTCACAAAATAAACTCCTGATTGTGGTTTATTTTGCAATTTAATATCCTGATCAAAACCACCGTTGTTTTGGAATTTTTCATCAAACAACCTTCTGCCCGAAGTATCATAGACTAATATTTCAATATCATTAGAAGTCGTACTAATGTATTTTACATTGAAATTTTCATCATTATCCATCGAACTCACTATTAAATCCTTGTTTATTTCTTCATAAGGTACTAAGGTATAGTTCTGCATACAAATTGTAACCGAAGCAGCATTCAAAAAACCGGTATCATTGGTAAAAATATCACGAATACGCAACGACCACACTCCTTGAGAACTTTCGCCATTAAAAACACCCAAAACACCCAAAGGAGCAACACTTTGCAAAACGGTATTCCCACAAACTAAATCACCTCCGGCATCGTCAAAATTAATTTTTAAACTACTATCATTAGTTCCACAACCGTTATAAAGCAATTTGACAGCTGTAGCCTGCGGACTCCTTAACTCCATTTGAACATCGGAAAAATAGGTATGCGAAATATCCACATTGACATTGACATCAGAAACAAAAATATCCGAAGAAGGAACAGTAACATTAATATTAGCAAAATTACCCTGCTCCGGAATAGCATAAGGAAATGATGTTTCAAAATTATAAGTCTGACAATCAGACTCCACCAGATAGCCTATTGCAAATGCTTTACTATTGACTGCGTAAAAAATATTATCTGTTGGTTCAATCAAAATTCTACAAAATCGGGAAGAAACATTAGGAACAGTAATCGTTTCGGATCCATCATTAGCAACATTAGAAGCCAAAACGGTAGAAAAAGTAACCCCATTATCCGTAGAAAGTTTGATATTTACCCTGGAAGCACCCGCTAATGAATTAGTCCCATTAACATTCCAACTAATCGTTTGATTGGTATCCTGAAACCAGCTTAAATTATCGATATTTTGAGAAGTCACCTCAAATGGTCCTGCCGTACCACTTACATTCACAATCATTTCATCTGAAACAGTTTGCGCCAATCCTTCGGCAGCATTATCTCTGGCTGTAATCACAAAATTAAGTGTTCGGGCTACATCTGAAACCGACTCCCATCGGCTCCTTAATCTTCCGGCTAAAACATTTTCAAAACTTGGCATATACCTAACCGTTGTACTTACAGGAGGAAGAGATCGAAATAGAGGCCCATTAGTCTTTGTACTCAAAGCAACACTTGCATCACCCTCTGCTGATGTAGCCGAATCATTTTGTTCCCAGGTATAAGTTAAAGCCTTCGATGAGCCTCCCGTTCCTTTTAATACAAAGGCCGTTCCTTTAGGTATCGTATAATCGGCACCGGCATTAACCACAGGTTCACTAGCACTAATGGTTGTAACTATCGGACAGCTCTTTGTTGCTAAATTACCCTGAATTTGACTAATACTCACAAAAGAAAAATAATCATCCGAACGTTGTTCTACATCATAATCGGTTGTAATTCCTGCATAACCCATTATAGTAGAGCCACTTCCAGGTTCTACACTTACTCCACTTCCTTCTATTTTATGAGAAAAAGTATGATTTGCTCCTAATTGATGTCCCATTTCATGAGCTACAAAATCAATATCAAAAGCATCGCCTCTGGGAATATTATTCGAAGGCGAAGTATAGGCACTTCCTTTTCCGGCTTCGCAAACACAGCCTATACAACCGGCATTTCCACCGCCGCCACTATCACCAAACAAATGACCAATATCATAATTTGCGCTACCAATAACAGTTGTTAAATTATTCTGCAATTCCGGCCCCCAAAGCCCTTCAGTATCTTCATCACCCACACCTACATCTGATGCCGAATAAGGATCAGTAGTAGCATCAGTATAAATAACGAGATTATTATTGGCTACCAAAAGTAATTTTACCGCCAAATCTCTGGTAAAAATACCATTCACTCTGGTCATTGTATTATTCATTGCCGCCAAGGCTATTGCTACAGTAGGACTAGCACTGCCACTATGAAATTTAGCATACTCACCTGTACAGGATAACGCCAATTTTAAAGTTCTGAATTTCTTATCACTCGACACTAATTTAGCCGTTTGATTACTTATTTTTTGGGTCAATACCAATTCTTCTTCAGTAGTACAACTAAAAGGCAGCTGCTCTTTCAATTTACTTTTAGAATCAAAAACCACATACACATCATTATTTTCGGTGTCTTTTTCAATAAATTCTACTTGATTCCCTTTTCTGCTAATCATGGTTTGCATTCCTAATGGAGACATACTGAAATTTAAAACCGCCGTAGGATCAGTAATACCTTTTCCTGAATACGAACGAATATCGGGATATTTTGCCTGAAGTTCGGCTTCGAAATTAGAATCTTCATGAATGCTAAATTGTTCCAAAACTCCTTGAGCATTCGGAACAGTAATTTGCATCGAAGTTTTTGAAAGCGCTTTGTCCTGTAGTTGCTTAAGTTTCGCTTTTAAAACTGCTTCGTCAAGCTGAAATAAAACAACATCTTTAGGTTCTAATTTTCCTAACAATTTAGCTGTAGCCGTAGTTGCTGAAGAATTGATTCTTTTCCAGGGTTCCTTATCCTGAGCATGAACAACCGAAATCCACAATAAAAGAAACACCAATAGACTATTTATTTTCATGACTAGCTAATATTTAAGTCTCAAAAATAAAGCATTTTAATCAAAAATTATTCAACAAATTGGTTTTAATTAAAGTCCTAAAACCAATTGATTTTATTGCATATTATTTGCTATTTTGTTAGAATCAACCCAAATACTTCAAAAAATAGATTAGCCATACCTTAAAATTCAAATTAGATAACATAAATTTGCACTACTATAAAATAATTGCTTTGAAGATTTTTCATTCTATAAAAGATTTCAGTTCCCCAAAAAAAACCATCCTTACTTTAGGCACCTTTGACGGGGTTCATATTGGACATAAAAAAATACTGGAAAAAGTAATTCAAAACACTCTGGACGAAAAATACGAAAGCACTGTTTTAACCTTTTTCCCGCATCCCAGAATGATTTTACAGGAACGTTCAGAAATAAAATTACTCAATACTATTTCTGAAAAAGTAAATTTACTGGAACAATTAGGAATACAAAACCTTGTTATCCATCCTTTTGACGAAAGTTTTTCAAGATTAACCGCCGAAGATTTTGTAAAAACAGTATTGGTTGAACAATTTAAAATTCACAAAATAATCATTGGTTACGACCACCGTTTTGGAAGAAACAGAACCGCTGACATCAACAATTTGATTGAATTTGGTAAAAAATACAACTTTGAAGTAGAACAAATATCGGCACAGGAAATTAACGACATCTCGGTAAGTTCGACTAAAATAAGAAACGCCATTCAGGAAGGAAATATGCTTTTGGCTAACAAATACCTGGGCTATGAATATATTTTAACCGGAACAGTCAGCAAAGGAAAACAACTGGGAAGAACCATTGGTTTTCCAACAGCCAATTTAAAGATTGACGAAGATTACAAATTGATTCCCTCCAAAGGAGTTTATATCGTAAGCAGCCTAATCAACGGGCAAAAAGTATATGGCATGATGAATATAGGCCATAATCCTACTGTTGACGGCAAACATCTGTCGGTAGAAGTCCACTACCTTGACTTTGAAGACAATTTGTATGACCAAAAAATTAGCGTTTCGATTCTAAAACGCATTCGGGGAGAAGAAAAATTTGATTCCATAAGCTTACTGAAAGAACAAATTGAGAAAGATAAAATCCAAACACTTTCTTATATCAAAGAACTGCAAACCAAATAAAAAAACCTGAATTTTATTAAATAAACTCCTGTTTTTTACGTAAATTTGATAGACAATACCCTGTATATCAAACAATTATTTTTTAACCTTAAAAAATCAAGCGTATGAAACTGCCAAAAGAATTATACAACGGAGTTATTATTTTTATAGGTATTGCTCTTTATTTTGTATTAATGGAGGTTTTACACCTTTCTAATCAATTTTTTTTAAGACTTTTTAATATCGTATTTATCTATTACGGTGTCAATAAAACCTTAAAATCTAATTTTGTTGAAGGAAAAACCGACTTTGCTGACAATGCTATTTCGGCATTACTAACTGCATTAACAGGTGTGCTTTTAAGCATAATGGGCTTAGTAGCCTATATCTATTCTAAAGGAGGAGATTCTTATATTCAAACATTATCCGAATCATTATTGTTTGTAGGAAGCCCTTCTGTAATGACTTATAACATTTCTCTACTTTTTGAAGGAATCGTTTCGGCGGTGATTGTAACGTTTTCTTTAATGTTATATTGGAAGAAAAAATATCCGTCAGACTAAAATTGTAACCCAAATTCAGCATTAAAACGTGCTGAATTTATAAAACAAACATAATCAATGCTATAATTTTAATACAACCAAAATGAAACCACCACCTAAAGAAATCACCAACGGGTTTATTATTTTCATAACTATCAGCATTTACTTTTTGCTTATGGAAGCATTCGGTCTGGCCGACTTATTTTATTTGCGCTTATTAAACATCTGTTTTGTGTTTTACGGAGTCAACAGAACCATTCAAATGAACCTTCAGGAAGGCAAGAATCAATTTGTTTCAAATGCTGTTTCTGCCATATCTACCTCAGTAGTTGGGGTTATTTTAAGCATCATCGGACTTGTTATTTACAGTTATTTACAAGGCGGAGATGCCTTTGTGCAATCTTTATCGGCAACATTTCTCTTTGGGGGCAACCCTTCAATTGATGCCTATTCTATATCCTTATTGTTTGAAGGAATCGCTTCATCAATAATTGTCACTCTTTTATTAATGCTGTATTGGAACAATCGATTTTTAACCGATTAATTCCTTTTCAAACAAGATATTCAAATTTAAAATTTTCTGCCACGACCTAAGCTATAGCCAATAGACAAATAGGCGAAGCAATTACACGAATCATTAAAACAGATTGGAATTCGTGTCATTCAATTTCAATTTTGATAAGAATCAGCAACAATTAGTGTAATCTGTGTCCAACTTTTTAAAACGAATACGCTGCTTTTTAAAGCTATTGCATTGCCATTTTGAACAATTTGACTACTTTTGAGCCATCAAAAAAACAATACAATGAGTATTACAAAACACGATTGGACAAAAGAAGAAATTATCGCCATATATAATAAACCTATGATGGATTTGCTATTTGAAGCAGCATCTATTCATAGAGAACACCACGACCCAAATGTGGTTCAGGTATCTACTTTATTATCTATAAAAACAGGAGGTTGTCCGGAAGATTGTGGCTACTGCCCTCAGGCGGCTCGTTACCACACTGGTGTTGAAGGAAACGATTTAATGTCAGTTAATCAGGTAAAAGCACAGGCTTTACGCGCTAAAGAATCGGGTTCATCCCGTGTATGTATGGGAGCAGCCTGGAGAAACGTAAAAGACGGCCCTGAATTTGATCAGGTTTTAGAAATGGTTCGTACCATTAATAAACTGGATATGGAAGTTTGTTGCACACTGGGTATGATTACCGAAAACCAAGCACAACGTCTGGCCGAAGCCGGACTTTATGCTTACAACCATAACCTTGATACTTCTGAAGAATATTACAAAGAAGTAATTTCGACAAGAGGATTTGAAGATCGTTTAGAAACTATAGAAAATGTTCGCAAAACCAATGTTACTGTTTGTAGCGGAGGAATTATCGGAATGGGCGAAAGTATCGAAGACCGTGCAGGTATGCTCGTTGCACTTTCTACCTTAAACCCACAACCGGAATCGGTGCCAATTAATGCCTTAGTTGCTGTTGAAGGAACTCCGATGGAAGAAGAAAAACCGGTTGAAATTTGGGAAATGATTCGTATGGTAGCTACTACTCGTATTGTAATGCCGGAAACTCAGGTACGTTTATCAGCAGGAAGAACGAATATGAGTCGCGAAGGACAGGCAATGTGCTTTTTTGCAGGAGCCAATTCAATCTTTGCTGGTGACAAATTACTAACAACTCCTAATCCTGATGTTAACGAAGACATGAAAATGTTTGAAATGTTAGGTTTGAATCCTCAAAAACCATTTACTAAGGTTTCCCAACCAAAAACAGTTGAAGCCGCCGATTCTCAATTTGCTCCTCTGGGCGAAAAACCAAAATGGTCGCGTCCAGGACACACAATTGAGCGTAACGTAGAAGCATCTATTAAAGGAAAATAAATTCTTTTTAAAACATAAAAAAATCCATTAGACTCAAAAAATCTAATGGATTTTTTATTTAAACCGGAATCTTAATAGATTATTTTTTTAGAGGCTTTTTTACCATTCGCTAATACTACCTGAATAATTAAAGCCGGATGAGCAACTGATAAATTACTAATTGTTGTACCTACTGCATCAACAGCCATATCTGAGTACACTAATTCGCCTGAAAAATCATAAATATAAATAGCATCAATTACCTCTGTGGCAGAATTAATTTTGATTACTTTATCATTTGTTGAAATCAATACCCCTTCAACCTCAACGGCTGTTGTATCTTCAATTGCAACATTTTTATCCAGATAGCGCAAAACAAATCGGTCTTTAAAAATTCCTTTTTCGGTAGTAAAAGAATAAGGTTCTTTCAAATCATGCAGTATTTGCAATAATTTATCTTCCAAAAATACCTTTTGCGAAGCCAATACTCCATCGGCATGATCAATGCTAATTTGAAAATCACCCTCAATAGTTGTTTTATAACCTAAAACAATACTATCCTGTTTTTGAAAAGGCAAAGCACGACCTTGAATCGATAAATTTGTCCCTTGATTGATACTATAAAAATCCAAATATTGATTTCCATCATAACTCATGCCATCAAAACGTCCTTCGTAACCATTAGTCGCTCCGGTTATGTAACCAATTAATGTTTGTTTAAAAGCGCCTTGGGCATTAGACAAATTCAACCACAAACGATTTTTATCTACCGAATTAGTAGATTTTGAAGTTCTTCCTAATTTAAAAAACTGCGAATTATCCCTTACTTCATCATACTCTTGTCCATCATCCATAAGCTCACCATCCAAAAGACGCATGGCATTATTAAAAATGATTTCACCTCCTGCAGTACTTGCCTGAGCAAAAAAACCTTGGGCAGTAGCAATATTTCCTGATGGAACACTTAGATTATTATTATCATTAGGGTCATTTTCATCATCATCTTGGATGGTGGCATGAGTTGCCACACCTCCAGTAAGATTATAAGTTGCATAATCATTAGCCGTATAATTATAAATAGCGTTTCCATCAACTTTTATGCTTGGTGGCGAATTATGTGTCCAGAAATAAAGAGTCCCTTCTAACTGAGTAGCATTTACAGCCAAAAAAGCGTCGGCACTCATAGCCGAAGGATATGGATTCCCTAAAAGATAAACCAGACCTCCGCTTAGTTCTTTTTTTATTTCTCCGTTATTGGGTTTTCCGTCAAATTTAGGCTTATCATCAACCGCAGGGTCAGTTATGCTAAAGCTTTGCGGTGCTCTAATAATATAACCTTCTCCTGGCATCATTTCTTTATTGCCATTATAATGAATTTGCCAACCTGAACCGGGATTAAAGCTATAATATTTATCATAAAGTGTATTAGGAGAGAGATTTTTCAAAGTTTGTCCTTCAACCGGCGAAGACCAATAGGTAAAATCATATCTTTTGACCGGTTTTGTATGACGTCCATAAATAATCTTTCCTTCATTCTCACTATCATCATTCATTTGAACCAAACTCGCATTATTTTCAAAAGTTAGCGAGCCATTAGCATCAACTTTTAATTCGTTTCTTAATTTTAAATAGCGTCCCGTCTTAAAAGTAACATGAGTTCCTGAATTCACTTCACAGGAACAGGCTTCGATATCTGTATTTTCATCTAAATTCTCTGAATCATCATTATAACTTTCTGCAAAAATCACTTTATTCTCCAGAGTAGGAACACCATCCCAACAGCCATTCCAGGTTATTGCAGGCGGTGGATTATTAATACTTACAGAAGTTATATCAGAAACCGTTAGAGAACTGCAAATCCCATTAGAAACAACAAAATTGTAGTTTCCAGAATCAAGTCCGGTTATTGTTTGAGGATTTTCAATTATTGGATAACTGGCACTTGAAATACC
Protein-coding sequences here:
- a CDS encoding ribose-phosphate pyrophosphokinase, producing the protein MSQKEPEAKIFACSQSVYLAEKISEAYGIPLGKVSMSHYSDGEFQPSYEESIRGLRVFIVCSTFPNTDNLMELLLMIDAAKRASARHITAVMPYFGWARQDRKDKPRVPIGAKLIAKMLEAAGATRIMTMDLHADQIQGFFEKPVDHLFASTIFLPYVESLKLDNLTIASPDMGGSKRAYAYSKFLESDVVICYKQRKAANIIDTMELIGEVRGRNVILVDDMIDTGGTLAKAADLMMERGALSVRAICTHAILSGGAYEKIENSKLSELIVTDSIPLKKASNKIKVVSCAPLFAEVMQMVQNNNSISGKFIM
- a CDS encoding 50S ribosomal protein L25/general stress protein Ctc — encoded protein: MKSITIKGSERESVGKVATKALRNAGAVPCVLYGGDQPVHFSAEEKAFKNLVYTPNAHTVVIELEGKSFNAILQDIQVHPVSDKILHIDFFQLYDNKEITIEVPVKIIGNSKGVMAGGDLRINNRKLKVKALPKNLPDFVEADITPLDMGNKLYVTKVPTPDFKIMHPDNTVICQVKMSRAAMKAAQEAAKAAKAPAKGKKK
- the pth gene encoding aminoacyl-tRNA hydrolase; this encodes MLKWINQLFSPTKTADKTDYMKKFLIVGLGNIGAEYVNTRHNIGFKVLDYLAKKESLDFQTVKLGSLAEYKFKGRSFFLLKPNTYMNLSGKAVQYWMEKENIPLENIFVITDDLNLSFGTIRIKPKGSDGGHNGLKNINLVLNTNQYTRFRFGISDEFKKGRQVDYVLGEWNDQEKEALPERLEIASEIIKSFGTAGLENTMTTFNGK
- a CDS encoding reprolysin-like metallopeptidase, which translates into the protein MKINSLLVFLLLWISVVHAQDKEPWKRINSSATTATAKLLGKLEPKDVVLFQLDEAVLKAKLKQLQDKALSKTSMQITVPNAQGVLEQFSIHEDSNFEAELQAKYPDIRSYSGKGITDPTAVLNFSMSPLGMQTMISRKGNQVEFIEKDTENNDVYVVFDSKSKLKEQLPFSCTTEEELVLTQKISNQTAKLVSSDKKFRTLKLALSCTGEYAKFHSGSASPTVAIALAAMNNTMTRVNGIFTRDLAVKLLLVANNNLVIYTDATTDPYSASDVGVGDEDTEGLWGPELQNNLTTVIGSANYDIGHLFGDSGGGGNAGCIGCVCEAGKGSAYTSPSNNIPRGDAFDIDFVAHEMGHQLGANHTFSHKIEGSGVSVEPGSGSTIMGYAGITTDYDVEQRSDDYFSFVSISQIQGNLATKSCPIVTTISASEPVVNAGADYTIPKGTAFVLKGTGGSSKALTYTWEQNDSATSAEGDASVALSTKTNGPLFRSLPPVSTTVRYMPSFENVLAGRLRSRWESVSDVARTLNFVITARDNAAEGLAQTVSDEMIVNVSGTAGPFEVTSQNIDNLSWFQDTNQTISWNVNGTNSLAGASRVNIKLSTDNGVTFSTVLASNVANDGSETITVPNVSSRFCRILIEPTDNIFYAVNSKAFAIGYLVESDCQTYNFETSFPYAIPEQGNFANINVTVPSSDIFVSDVNVNVDISHTYFSDVQMELRSPQATAVKLLYNGCGTNDSSLKINFDDAGGDLVCGNTVLQSVAPLGVLGVFNGESSQGVWSLRIRDIFTNDTGFLNAASVTICMQNYTLVPYEEINKDLIVSSMDNDENFNVKYISTTSNDIEILVYDTSGRRLFDEKFQNNGGFDQDIKLQNKPQSGVYFVTLLDGKIKKTAKIIIK
- a CDS encoding bifunctional riboflavin kinase/FAD synthetase; the encoded protein is MKIFHSIKDFSSPKKTILTLGTFDGVHIGHKKILEKVIQNTLDEKYESTVLTFFPHPRMILQERSEIKLLNTISEKVNLLEQLGIQNLVIHPFDESFSRLTAEDFVKTVLVEQFKIHKIIIGYDHRFGRNRTADINNLIEFGKKYNFEVEQISAQEINDISVSSTKIRNAIQEGNMLLANKYLGYEYILTGTVSKGKQLGRTIGFPTANLKIDEDYKLIPSKGVYIVSSLINGQKVYGMMNIGHNPTVDGKHLSVEVHYLDFEDNLYDQKISVSILKRIRGEEKFDSISLLKEQIEKDKIQTLSYIKELQTK
- the bioB gene encoding biotin synthase BioB, with amino-acid sequence MSITKHDWTKEEIIAIYNKPMMDLLFEAASIHREHHDPNVVQVSTLLSIKTGGCPEDCGYCPQAARYHTGVEGNDLMSVNQVKAQALRAKESGSSRVCMGAAWRNVKDGPEFDQVLEMVRTINKLDMEVCCTLGMITENQAQRLAEAGLYAYNHNLDTSEEYYKEVISTRGFEDRLETIENVRKTNVTVCSGGIIGMGESIEDRAGMLVALSTLNPQPESVPINALVAVEGTPMEEEKPVEIWEMIRMVATTRIVMPETQVRLSAGRTNMSREGQAMCFFAGANSIFAGDKLLTTPNPDVNEDMKMFEMLGLNPQKPFTKVSQPKTVEAADSQFAPLGEKPKWSRPGHTIERNVEASIKGK
- a CDS encoding glycine-rich domain-containing protein, which encodes MNNYYFSLAISIRIIKVLCFLLVSYFSIFMSAYSQTTKTFTTSGELEVPAGVTSLSVQCWGAGGGGGGSNELLTLVSLGSAGGGGGGGAYNQGNVVVTSIPTNVRISYTVGQGGLGGSYGSTTLDGLAGGQTIFSSITANGGQGGGGGTLLVRAGAGGNGGLGGFKNGGNGSSAYLVAINLNPFNLQIGLNRSGGGGGSAGTVLNGNNASGLTGGTAVAGGAAGGNGSEKQLLLSLVASPNVAGSPGGSPGGGGGGATGGGLVDGLLNGVLGGSSSDVSNGGNGGNGQIKVDYTCPTYSISNLTADAACVQTSTIQLTGNLPIGTYTVTYNRSAPSAIGLTATMVVEAAGTGIIDVVGLPTAGSSTITITELKSVDCISVVNAAITFDRAEKPTVAITTHPSCAVPKGTVVLNNLVIGGTIYQTGISSASYPIIENPQTITGLDSGNYNFVVSNGICSSLTVSDITSVSINNPPPAITWNGCWDGVPTLENKVIFAESYNDDSENLDENTDIEACSCEVNSGTHVTFKTGRYLKLRNELKVDANGSLTFENNASLVQMNDDSENEGKIIYGRHTKPVKRYDFTYWSSPVEGQTLKNLSPNTLYDKYYSFNPGSGWQIHYNGNKEMMPGEGYIIRAPQSFSITDPAVDDKPKFDGKPNNGEIKKELSGGLVYLLGNPYPSAMSADAFLAVNATQLEGTLYFWTHNSPPSIKVDGNAIYNYTANDYATYNLTGGVATHATIQDDDENDPNDNNNLSVPSGNIATAQGFFAQASTAGGEIIFNNAMRLLDGELMDDGQEYDEVRDNSQFFKLGRTSKSTNSVDKNRLWLNLSNAQGAFKQTLIGYITGATNGYEGRFDGMSYDGNQYLDFYSINQGTNLSIQGRALPFQKQDSIVLGYKTTIEGDFQISIDHADGVLASQKVFLEDKLLQILHDLKEPYSFTTEKGIFKDRFVLRYLDKNVAIEDTTAVEVEGVLISTNDKVIKINSATEVIDAIYIYDFSGELVYSDMAVDAVGTTISNLSVAHPALIIQVVLANGKKASKKIIY